One genomic region from Jilunia laotingensis encodes:
- a CDS encoding metallophosphoesterase: MKFIVLAILILTLPDLYIWFSFVRGNVGLVWKILYWVPLLATLMCIGFALMGVHQPLLLKLFFMLLLCIAIPKLLFTVVSLAGRGVGLLLPAAAKIGNWTGVAVSFVSIGIFIYGLTSGWKELVTKEITVTSADVPEAFNGYRLVQLSDIHIGTFIGNEEFVQRLVKEVNDLHPDLIVFTGDLVNSSADELDNFMEILPQLRAKDGVYSILGNHDYCEYHHYDTPDGARSNLREVIRRERGFGWDVLLNEHRFIHRGTDSIAIIGVENEGKPPFPSFADLPKAMKGVSDDVYKILLSHDPSHWRREVLPETDIQLTLSGHTHAMQLMIGNFSPAQWAYREWGGAYQEDKHMLYVSLGIGGTVPFRFGAWPEINVITLKRPE; the protein is encoded by the coding sequence ATGAAATTTATAGTATTGGCCATTTTGATTCTGACGTTGCCGGATCTTTATATTTGGTTCTCTTTTGTACGTGGAAATGTCGGTTTGGTCTGGAAGATTCTTTACTGGGTACCTTTGCTCGCTACGTTGATGTGCATTGGTTTTGCCTTGATGGGAGTTCATCAGCCTTTGTTGTTGAAACTCTTTTTTATGCTATTGCTTTGTATAGCAATTCCTAAATTACTCTTTACCGTGGTTTCGCTTGCGGGACGCGGTGTCGGATTGTTGCTTCCTGCGGCTGCTAAAATTGGTAATTGGACGGGAGTTGCCGTGTCGTTCGTTTCCATCGGCATATTTATCTATGGGCTGACTTCCGGATGGAAGGAACTGGTAACAAAAGAAATAACGGTAACATCGGCAGATGTGCCGGAAGCTTTCAATGGCTACCGTCTGGTACAACTGTCGGATATTCATATCGGAACGTTCATCGGGAATGAAGAGTTTGTACAGCGTTTGGTGAAGGAAGTGAACGACCTCCATCCCGACTTGATTGTTTTTACGGGCGATTTGGTAAATTCTTCAGCGGATGAATTGGATAATTTTATGGAAATCCTGCCGCAGTTACGGGCAAAGGATGGTGTATATTCCATTCTCGGCAATCACGATTATTGCGAATACCATCATTATGATACTCCCGATGGGGCACGGAGCAATTTGCGCGAAGTGATAAGGCGTGAACGGGGATTCGGATGGGACGTATTGTTGAATGAACACCGCTTTATCCACCGGGGAACGGACAGCATCGCTATCATAGGCGTTGAGAATGAGGGGAAGCCACCTTTCCCTTCTTTTGCTGATCTGCCTAAGGCTATGAAAGGGGTGTCCGATGATGTTTATAAGATATTGTTGAGCCATGACCCTTCCCATTGGAGGCGAGAAGTGCTGCCGGAAACGGATATACAGTTGACTTTGTCGGGACATACTCATGCCATGCAGTTGATGATCGGAAACTTTTCTCCGGCTCAATGGGCCTATCGTGAATGGGGCGGTGCGTATCAGGAAGATAAGCACATGTTGTATGTCAGTCTGGGTATCGGTGGGACGGTTCCTTTCCGTTTCGGTGCATGGCCGGAAATAAATGTCATCACATTAAAGCGACCGGAGTGA
- a CDS encoding helix-turn-helix domain-containing protein, translated as MPETITQFYKRIQRNDPTLDGGYSREKPYFNIFSRQCNFGTVQFSYRDFYKVTVIMGIGKLYYADKWILVDRPALLFSNPLVPYAWESISEEQEGRFCIFNEPFVKAEEKNNSLSETPLFKISGDKVFFLDDLQLSGILDIYARMQEEINSDYFGKQDVLRCYLHLLIHMAMKMQDTNRYEAHPNASQRIVELFMELLERQFPVDYPNTILVLRTPSDYASRLSIHINHLNKVVKEITGKTTSDWIAERITREATQYLMHTKLSISEIAYGLGFETVSYFSKFYRKQMGNAPSKIRLEVGYE; from the coding sequence ATGCCTGAAACTATTACTCAGTTTTATAAAAGAATACAACGTAATGACCCCACGTTAGATGGTGGTTATTCACGGGAGAAACCCTATTTTAATATTTTCTCCCGGCAATGTAATTTCGGTACGGTACAGTTTAGTTATAGGGATTTTTACAAAGTTACTGTGATAATGGGTATAGGGAAATTGTACTATGCTGATAAGTGGATTTTGGTAGACCGTCCCGCTTTATTGTTTTCCAATCCTCTGGTCCCTTATGCCTGGGAATCTATAAGTGAGGAACAAGAAGGAAGGTTCTGCATCTTTAATGAGCCATTTGTCAAGGCGGAAGAAAAGAATAATTCTTTATCCGAAACCCCATTGTTTAAGATTTCGGGGGATAAAGTTTTCTTTTTGGATGATCTGCAACTCTCTGGAATTCTGGATATCTATGCACGGATGCAAGAAGAAATCAACTCTGATTACTTCGGAAAACAGGATGTATTGCGCTGTTATCTTCATCTGTTGATTCATATGGCAATGAAGATGCAGGATACTAATCGGTATGAAGCCCATCCGAATGCTTCCCAACGTATTGTTGAATTGTTTATGGAATTGTTGGAAAGGCAGTTCCCTGTCGATTATCCCAATACCATACTTGTTTTACGTACACCTTCTGATTATGCAAGCCGTTTGTCGATACATATCAACCATTTAAATAAAGTAGTTAAAGAGATAACGGGAAAAACGACCTCCGATTGGATTGCAGAGAGAATAACCAGGGAAGCTACCCAATATCTCATGCATACTAAACTTTCTATTTCAGAAATCGCTTATGGTTTAGGATTTGAAACAGTTTCTTATTTCAGTAAGTTCTATCGTAAACAGATGGGAAATGCACCTTCCAAAATTAGATTGGAAGTGGGATACGAATGA
- a CDS encoding aldo/keto reductase has protein sequence MKYRKLGKTDVRLSAIGLGCMGMSAAYGNSDEKENMATLYRALEIGVNFWDTADVYGNGANEELLSKVLLEKRNDIFIATKFGFRLRKNRGSVFAGGESYVDCSPGYVRQAVEASLKRLKIETIDLYYAHRIDPLIPIEETIGAMADLVKEGKVRYLGLSECSAETLRKAYAVHPIATVESEYSLLTRDVENDILPLTKELGVTFVPFSPLARGLMTNTVNVDALGDDDFRKQLPRYKGAHWDNNRNLATEFAVLAESRNMTPAQLALAWILAKSENIIPIPGTKRIKYLEENAKAADMHLSPGDVACIESLLKKFPNVGDRYNESEFKFVNK, from the coding sequence ATGAAGTACAGAAAATTAGGTAAAACGGATGTGCGGCTTTCCGCTATCGGTTTGGGGTGTATGGGTATGAGTGCTGCATACGGCAATTCCGATGAAAAAGAAAATATGGCTACACTGTATCGTGCATTGGAGATAGGGGTCAATTTTTGGGATACTGCCGATGTGTATGGAAACGGTGCAAATGAAGAGTTATTATCCAAAGTATTGCTTGAGAAGCGGAACGATATTTTTATTGCTACAAAATTCGGCTTCCGATTACGAAAGAACCGGGGGAGTGTTTTTGCCGGTGGGGAAAGTTATGTAGACTGCTCTCCCGGATATGTCCGGCAAGCTGTGGAGGCAAGTTTGAAACGATTGAAAATAGAGACTATTGATTTGTATTATGCCCATCGGATAGATCCCTTAATTCCTATTGAAGAAACGATTGGTGCAATGGCTGATTTGGTGAAGGAGGGTAAGGTGCGCTATTTGGGCTTGAGCGAATGTTCTGCCGAAACCTTGCGAAAGGCTTATGCCGTCCATCCGATAGCTACCGTTGAAAGTGAATATTCTTTGCTGACACGTGATGTGGAAAATGATATATTGCCATTGACCAAGGAATTGGGGGTTACTTTTGTCCCTTTTTCCCCATTGGCTAGGGGATTGATGACTAATACAGTAAATGTAGACGCATTAGGGGATGATGATTTCCGAAAACAATTACCGCGTTATAAAGGTGCGCATTGGGACAATAATCGTAACCTGGCTACTGAATTTGCCGTACTTGCTGAAAGCAGAAACATGACTCCGGCTCAACTTGCTTTAGCTTGGATATTGGCAAAAAGTGAAAACATCATACCGATACCGGGAACGAAAAGAATCAAATATCTGGAAGAAAATGCTAAGGCTGCCGATATGCATTTATCTCCCGGAGATGTGGCATGTATCGAATCTCTTCTAAAGAAATTTCCAAATGTGGGTGATCGTTACAATGAATCTGAATTTAAATTTGTGAATAAATAA